One window of Channa argus isolate prfri chromosome 4, Channa argus male v1.0, whole genome shotgun sequence genomic DNA carries:
- the LOC137125637 gene encoding uncharacterized protein isoform X1, with amino-acid sequence MNRIPHFSDALYDSSDDSTECPSSSQSKKAFQRPRRRCCHPIEDSLIQSDEASGESEEEYIPNPREESTDSDGSLELSLEKKRENNIGSTSQRRSKSSSQTQSESSQSRNIVVASCDSTQRFPEGTADANEDETALLEEPSVFVNPVLKKEDGSRRYNKKHQCLYCGQVVQKMSRHLMRKHKNMIDVAKAFSLPKNSKERRLQLDYIRNKGNFEHNTEVLESHKGKLIPWKQPKKRKEGQEYTHCVYCYGLFTKTVMWRHFKVCRFKPQGKPSKPGKTRVQALCAFAEPVPPGLSEAYWKFLSDMNQDKIAVAVKEDNCILQYGYRLFMKNEKVISQHQYIRQKLRELGRLLLEAKKIALVKTIKDLIKPEKYNHVVTAARCLAGFSDETGRYQRPSLARKVGHSLHSLAMFLKSEGLKNKDKQTVKDAEDFAQLYQESWKFDIASQALTQLDQTKWNSPQLLPFTQDVQNLHCYLSGKQRKQLNALKEEPSPSNWKDLARVTLAQVILFNRRRAGEVSRMPLSVYLSRDTSETHEDVNLALTALEQKLCKHFIRITIVGKRGRKVPVLLTPDMRESLDTLTEKREECGVFNENGYLFALPQSVHYLRGSDCIRQFVNECDDIKTPKALTSTKLRKHIATLSTVLNLKTTELDQLADFLGHNIEVHRKHYRLPEGTLQLAKISKVLLAMEQGRLGEYKGKSLDEIHLDVNETVDMEECSQEDIEDYGIPEEQGTKHVDSVASHQEDTSMALVSENEVSVTSLQECTSSSSGQNQRKLAKRRGNQTAVKRSWTPEECAAVEKHLRKCIVMKQVPGKVDCERCIAAEPQALGNRDWKAVKYFIKNRITTMRRKVQ; translated from the exons ATGAATAGAATACCACATTTTTCTGATGCACTCTATGATTCAAGTGATGACAGCACAGAGTGTCCTTCATCATCACAATCTAAAAAGGCTTTCCAAAGGCCAAGAAGAAGGTGTTGCCATCCT attgAAGATAGTCTTATACAATCAGATGAAGCAAGTGGAGAAAGCGAAGAGGAGTATATTCCAAATCCCAGGGAAGAAAGCACAGACAGTGATGGTAGCTTGGAATTATCccttgaaaaaaagagagagaacaacatTGGATCTACTAGTCAGAGAAGAAGCAAGTCTTCTAGTCAGACCCAGTCTGAGTCTAGTCAGAGCAGAAACATAGTTGTTGCAAGTTGTGATTCCACACAAAGATTTCCTGAAGGCACAGCTGATGCAAATGAGGATGAAACTGCACTCCTTGAAGAGccatctgtttttgttaatcCAGTTTTGAAAAAGGAGGATGGGTCAAGgagatataataaaaaacatcagtgctTGTACTGTGGACAAGTAGTTCAGAAAATGTCAAGACATTTGATgcgtaaacacaaaaatatgattGATGTTGCCAAAGCTTTTAGTTTGCCAAAGAACTCAAAAGAAAGGCGACTGCAATTAGATTATATCCGAAATAAGGGGAACTTTGAGCACAACACTGAAGTTTTGGAGAGCCACAAAGGCAAACTCATCCCATGGAAacaaccaaagaaaagaaaagaaggacagGAATATACACATTGTGTGTACTGCTATGGATTGTTCACAAAAACAGTGATGTGGCGACATTTCAAGGTCTGCAGGTTCAAGCCTCAGGGGAAGCCATCTAAACCAGGAAAAACAAGAGTCCAGGCATTGTGTGCTTTTGCTGAACCTGTTCCACCTGGATTAAGTGAAGCATACTGGAAGTTCTTAAGTGATATGAATCAAGACAAGATTGCAGTAGCAGTTAAAGAAGACAACTGCATTCTACAGTATGGTTACAGGCTGTTTATGAAGAATGAGAAGGTAATCAGCCAACATCAGTACATTCGACAAAAGCTGAGAGAGCTTGGTAGACTGCTATTGGAAGCAAAAAAGATTGCACTTGTGAAGACTATCAAAGATCTCATAAAACCTGAAAAGTACAATCATGTTGTCACTGCTGCAAGATGCCTGGCTGGATTTAGTGATGAAACTGGCAGATATCAACGTCCATCTCTTGCTCGCAAAGTGGGACACAGCTTGCATTCTTTGGCCATGTTTCTCAAGTCTGAAGGATTAAAGAACAAAGATAAACAAACTGTCAAGGATGCTGAGGATTTTGCACAGCTATACCAAGAGAGTTGGAAATTTGACATTGCAAGCCAAGCACTAACCCAGCTTGACCAGACCAAGTGGAATTCTCCTCAACTTCTACCATTCACACAGGATGTCCAGAATCTTCATTGCTACTTGTCTGGAAAACAGCGGAAACAATTGAATGCCCTGAAAGAAGAGCCTTCACCCTCAAACTGGAAAGACCTTGCTAGAGTGACACTGGCACAAGTTATTCTCTTTAACCGCCGGAGAGCAGGAGAGGTATCCAGAATGCCTTTGTCAGTGTACTTATCAAGAGACacatcagaaacacatgaaGATGTTAACTTGGCCCTTACAGCACTCGAGCAGAagctttgcaaacattttattcgGATAACCATAGtaggaaagagaggaaggaaagttCCTGTTCTCCTCACTCCAGACATGAGAGAATCACTTGATACTCTGACTGAAAAGCGAGAAGAATGTGGAGTGTTTAATGAAAATGGATACTTGTTTGCATTACCACAATCTGTCCATTACCTCAGGGGTTCAGACTGCATTAGACAatttgtgaatgaatgtgatGACATAAAAACTCCCAAAGCACTAACCTCAACAAAACTCAGGAAACACATTGCTACCCTATCCACCGTTCTCAATCTCAAGACTACAGAACTTGACCAGTTGGCAGATTTTCTTGGGCATAACATTGAAGTACACAGAAAGCACTACCGTCTTCCAGAGGGCACCCTACAGCTAGCAAAAATAAGTAAAGTTCTCCTGGCAATGGAACAGGGACGGCTAGGAGAGTACAAAGGGAAGAGTCTGGATGAAATTCACCTTGATGTGAATG aaactgttGACATGGAGGAGTGTTCACAAGAGGACATAGAAG ATTACGGTATTCCAGAAGAACAGGGGACCAAACATGTGGACAGTGTGGCATCCCATCAAGAAG ATACCAGTATGGCACTGGTTTCAGAGAATGAGGTCAGTGTGACATCCCTACAAGAATGTACCTCCTCATCAAGTGGCCAAAACCAGAGGAAGTTGGCTAAAAGGAGAG GTAATcaaactgcagtgaaaagaaGCTGGACACCAGAGGAATGTGCTGCAGTAGAAAAGCATTTACGAAAATGTATAGTGATGAAACAAGTTCCAGGTAAGGTGGACTGTGAACGTTGCATTGCTGCAGAACCTCAAGCTCTGGGAAACCGAGACTGGAAAGCAGTTAAATACTTCATAAAAAATCGAATTACTACCATGAGAAGAAAGGTACAGTAG
- the LOC137125637 gene encoding uncharacterized protein isoform X4, with the protein MNRIPHFSDALYDSSDDSTECPSSSQSKKAFQRPRRRCCHPIEDSLIQSDEASGESEEEYIPNPREESTDSDGSLELSLEKKRENNIGSTSQRRSKSSSQTQSESSQSRNIVVASCDSTQRFPEGTADANEDETALLEEPSVFVNPVLKKEDGSRRYNKKHQCLYCGQVVQKMSRHLMRKHKNMIDVAKAFSLPKNSKERRLQLDYIRNKGNFEHNTEVLESHKGKLIPWKQPKKRKEGQEYTHCVYCYGLFTKTVMWRHFKVCRFKPQGKPSKPGKTRVQALCAFAEPVPPGLSEAYWKFLSDMNQDKIAVAVKEDNCILQYGYRLFMKNEKVISQHQYIRQKLRELGRLLLEAKKIALVKTIKDLIKPEKYNHVVTAARCLAGFSDETGRYQRPSLARKVGHSLHSLAMFLKSEGLKNKDKQTVKDAEDFAQLYQESWKFDIASQALTQLDQTKWNSPQLLPFTQDVQNLHCYLSGKQRKQLNALKEEPSPSNWKDLARVTLAQVILFNRRRAGEVSRMPLSVYLSRDTSETHEDVNLALTALEQKLCKHFIRITIVGKRGRKVPVLLTPDMRESLDTLTEKREECGVFNENGYLFALPQSVHYLRGSDCIRQFVNECDDIKTPKALTSTKLRKHIATLSTVLNLKTTELDQLADFLGHNIEVHRKHYRLPEGTLQLAKISKVLLAMEQGRLGEYKGKSLDEIHLDVNETVDMEECSQEDIEDYGIPEEQGTKHVDSVASHQEDTSMALVSENEVIKLQ; encoded by the exons ATGAATAGAATACCACATTTTTCTGATGCACTCTATGATTCAAGTGATGACAGCACAGAGTGTCCTTCATCATCACAATCTAAAAAGGCTTTCCAAAGGCCAAGAAGAAGGTGTTGCCATCCT attgAAGATAGTCTTATACAATCAGATGAAGCAAGTGGAGAAAGCGAAGAGGAGTATATTCCAAATCCCAGGGAAGAAAGCACAGACAGTGATGGTAGCTTGGAATTATCccttgaaaaaaagagagagaacaacatTGGATCTACTAGTCAGAGAAGAAGCAAGTCTTCTAGTCAGACCCAGTCTGAGTCTAGTCAGAGCAGAAACATAGTTGTTGCAAGTTGTGATTCCACACAAAGATTTCCTGAAGGCACAGCTGATGCAAATGAGGATGAAACTGCACTCCTTGAAGAGccatctgtttttgttaatcCAGTTTTGAAAAAGGAGGATGGGTCAAGgagatataataaaaaacatcagtgctTGTACTGTGGACAAGTAGTTCAGAAAATGTCAAGACATTTGATgcgtaaacacaaaaatatgattGATGTTGCCAAAGCTTTTAGTTTGCCAAAGAACTCAAAAGAAAGGCGACTGCAATTAGATTATATCCGAAATAAGGGGAACTTTGAGCACAACACTGAAGTTTTGGAGAGCCACAAAGGCAAACTCATCCCATGGAAacaaccaaagaaaagaaaagaaggacagGAATATACACATTGTGTGTACTGCTATGGATTGTTCACAAAAACAGTGATGTGGCGACATTTCAAGGTCTGCAGGTTCAAGCCTCAGGGGAAGCCATCTAAACCAGGAAAAACAAGAGTCCAGGCATTGTGTGCTTTTGCTGAACCTGTTCCACCTGGATTAAGTGAAGCATACTGGAAGTTCTTAAGTGATATGAATCAAGACAAGATTGCAGTAGCAGTTAAAGAAGACAACTGCATTCTACAGTATGGTTACAGGCTGTTTATGAAGAATGAGAAGGTAATCAGCCAACATCAGTACATTCGACAAAAGCTGAGAGAGCTTGGTAGACTGCTATTGGAAGCAAAAAAGATTGCACTTGTGAAGACTATCAAAGATCTCATAAAACCTGAAAAGTACAATCATGTTGTCACTGCTGCAAGATGCCTGGCTGGATTTAGTGATGAAACTGGCAGATATCAACGTCCATCTCTTGCTCGCAAAGTGGGACACAGCTTGCATTCTTTGGCCATGTTTCTCAAGTCTGAAGGATTAAAGAACAAAGATAAACAAACTGTCAAGGATGCTGAGGATTTTGCACAGCTATACCAAGAGAGTTGGAAATTTGACATTGCAAGCCAAGCACTAACCCAGCTTGACCAGACCAAGTGGAATTCTCCTCAACTTCTACCATTCACACAGGATGTCCAGAATCTTCATTGCTACTTGTCTGGAAAACAGCGGAAACAATTGAATGCCCTGAAAGAAGAGCCTTCACCCTCAAACTGGAAAGACCTTGCTAGAGTGACACTGGCACAAGTTATTCTCTTTAACCGCCGGAGAGCAGGAGAGGTATCCAGAATGCCTTTGTCAGTGTACTTATCAAGAGACacatcagaaacacatgaaGATGTTAACTTGGCCCTTACAGCACTCGAGCAGAagctttgcaaacattttattcgGATAACCATAGtaggaaagagaggaaggaaagttCCTGTTCTCCTCACTCCAGACATGAGAGAATCACTTGATACTCTGACTGAAAAGCGAGAAGAATGTGGAGTGTTTAATGAAAATGGATACTTGTTTGCATTACCACAATCTGTCCATTACCTCAGGGGTTCAGACTGCATTAGACAatttgtgaatgaatgtgatGACATAAAAACTCCCAAAGCACTAACCTCAACAAAACTCAGGAAACACATTGCTACCCTATCCACCGTTCTCAATCTCAAGACTACAGAACTTGACCAGTTGGCAGATTTTCTTGGGCATAACATTGAAGTACACAGAAAGCACTACCGTCTTCCAGAGGGCACCCTACAGCTAGCAAAAATAAGTAAAGTTCTCCTGGCAATGGAACAGGGACGGCTAGGAGAGTACAAAGGGAAGAGTCTGGATGAAATTCACCTTGATGTGAATG aaactgttGACATGGAGGAGTGTTCACAAGAGGACATAGAAG ATTACGGTATTCCAGAAGAACAGGGGACCAAACATGTGGACAGTGTGGCATCCCATCAAGAAG ATACCAGTATGGCACTGGTTTCAGAGAATGAG GTAATcaaactgcagtga
- the LOC137125637 gene encoding uncharacterized protein isoform X3 gives MNRIPHFSDALYDSSDDSTECPSSSQSKKAFQRPRRRCCHPIEDSLIQSDEASGESEEEYIPNPREESTDSDGSLELSLEKKRENNIGSTSQRRSKSSSQTQSESSQSRNIVVASCDSTQRFPEGTADANEDETALLEEPSVFVNPVLKKEDGSRRYNKKHQCLYCGQVVQKMSRHLMRKHKNMIDVAKAFSLPKNSKERRLQLDYIRNKGNFEHNTEVLESHKGKLIPWKQPKKRKEGQEYTHCVYCYGLFTKTVMWRHFKVCRFKPQGKPSKPGKTRVQALCAFAEPVPPGLSEAYWKFLSDMNQDKIAVAVKEDNCILQYGYRLFMKNEKVISQHQYIRQKLRELGRLLLEAKKIALVKTIKDLIKPEKYNHVVTAARCLAGFSDETGRYQRPSLARKVGHSLHSLAMFLKSEGLKNKDKQTVKDAEDFAQLYQESWKFDIASQALTQLDQTKWNSPQLLPFTQDVQNLHCYLSGKQRKQLNALKEEPSPSNWKDLARVTLAQVILFNRRRAGEVSRMPLSVYLSRDTSETHEDVNLALTALEQKLCKHFIRITIVGKRGRKVPVLLTPDMRESLDTLTEKREECGVFNENGYLFALPQSVHYLRGSDCIRQFVNECDDIKTPKALTSTKLRKHIATLSTVLNLKTTELDQLADFLGHNIEVHRKHYRLPEGTLQLAKISKVLLAMEQGRLGEYKGKSLDEIHLDVNETVDMEECSQEDIEDYGIPEEQGTKHVDSVASHQEDTSMALVSENEVTIALTMEGFEGCTISLLVE, from the exons ATGAATAGAATACCACATTTTTCTGATGCACTCTATGATTCAAGTGATGACAGCACAGAGTGTCCTTCATCATCACAATCTAAAAAGGCTTTCCAAAGGCCAAGAAGAAGGTGTTGCCATCCT attgAAGATAGTCTTATACAATCAGATGAAGCAAGTGGAGAAAGCGAAGAGGAGTATATTCCAAATCCCAGGGAAGAAAGCACAGACAGTGATGGTAGCTTGGAATTATCccttgaaaaaaagagagagaacaacatTGGATCTACTAGTCAGAGAAGAAGCAAGTCTTCTAGTCAGACCCAGTCTGAGTCTAGTCAGAGCAGAAACATAGTTGTTGCAAGTTGTGATTCCACACAAAGATTTCCTGAAGGCACAGCTGATGCAAATGAGGATGAAACTGCACTCCTTGAAGAGccatctgtttttgttaatcCAGTTTTGAAAAAGGAGGATGGGTCAAGgagatataataaaaaacatcagtgctTGTACTGTGGACAAGTAGTTCAGAAAATGTCAAGACATTTGATgcgtaaacacaaaaatatgattGATGTTGCCAAAGCTTTTAGTTTGCCAAAGAACTCAAAAGAAAGGCGACTGCAATTAGATTATATCCGAAATAAGGGGAACTTTGAGCACAACACTGAAGTTTTGGAGAGCCACAAAGGCAAACTCATCCCATGGAAacaaccaaagaaaagaaaagaaggacagGAATATACACATTGTGTGTACTGCTATGGATTGTTCACAAAAACAGTGATGTGGCGACATTTCAAGGTCTGCAGGTTCAAGCCTCAGGGGAAGCCATCTAAACCAGGAAAAACAAGAGTCCAGGCATTGTGTGCTTTTGCTGAACCTGTTCCACCTGGATTAAGTGAAGCATACTGGAAGTTCTTAAGTGATATGAATCAAGACAAGATTGCAGTAGCAGTTAAAGAAGACAACTGCATTCTACAGTATGGTTACAGGCTGTTTATGAAGAATGAGAAGGTAATCAGCCAACATCAGTACATTCGACAAAAGCTGAGAGAGCTTGGTAGACTGCTATTGGAAGCAAAAAAGATTGCACTTGTGAAGACTATCAAAGATCTCATAAAACCTGAAAAGTACAATCATGTTGTCACTGCTGCAAGATGCCTGGCTGGATTTAGTGATGAAACTGGCAGATATCAACGTCCATCTCTTGCTCGCAAAGTGGGACACAGCTTGCATTCTTTGGCCATGTTTCTCAAGTCTGAAGGATTAAAGAACAAAGATAAACAAACTGTCAAGGATGCTGAGGATTTTGCACAGCTATACCAAGAGAGTTGGAAATTTGACATTGCAAGCCAAGCACTAACCCAGCTTGACCAGACCAAGTGGAATTCTCCTCAACTTCTACCATTCACACAGGATGTCCAGAATCTTCATTGCTACTTGTCTGGAAAACAGCGGAAACAATTGAATGCCCTGAAAGAAGAGCCTTCACCCTCAAACTGGAAAGACCTTGCTAGAGTGACACTGGCACAAGTTATTCTCTTTAACCGCCGGAGAGCAGGAGAGGTATCCAGAATGCCTTTGTCAGTGTACTTATCAAGAGACacatcagaaacacatgaaGATGTTAACTTGGCCCTTACAGCACTCGAGCAGAagctttgcaaacattttattcgGATAACCATAGtaggaaagagaggaaggaaagttCCTGTTCTCCTCACTCCAGACATGAGAGAATCACTTGATACTCTGACTGAAAAGCGAGAAGAATGTGGAGTGTTTAATGAAAATGGATACTTGTTTGCATTACCACAATCTGTCCATTACCTCAGGGGTTCAGACTGCATTAGACAatttgtgaatgaatgtgatGACATAAAAACTCCCAAAGCACTAACCTCAACAAAACTCAGGAAACACATTGCTACCCTATCCACCGTTCTCAATCTCAAGACTACAGAACTTGACCAGTTGGCAGATTTTCTTGGGCATAACATTGAAGTACACAGAAAGCACTACCGTCTTCCAGAGGGCACCCTACAGCTAGCAAAAATAAGTAAAGTTCTCCTGGCAATGGAACAGGGACGGCTAGGAGAGTACAAAGGGAAGAGTCTGGATGAAATTCACCTTGATGTGAATG aaactgttGACATGGAGGAGTGTTCACAAGAGGACATAGAAG ATTACGGTATTCCAGAAGAACAGGGGACCAAACATGTGGACAGTGTGGCATCCCATCAAGAAG ATACCAGTATGGCACTGGTTTCAGAGAATGAG GTAACAATTGCATTAACTATGGAAGGCTTTGAAGGGTGCACAATCAGTTTACTCGTGGAGTGA
- the LOC137125637 gene encoding uncharacterized protein isoform X2, translating into MNRIPHFSDALYDSSDDSTECPSSSQSKKAFQRPRRRCCHPIEDSLIQSDEASGESEEEYIPNPREESTDSDGSLELSLEKKRENNIGSTSQRRSKSSSQTQSESSQSRNIVVASCDSTQRFPEGTADANEDETALLEEPSVFVNPVLKKEDGSRRYNKKHQCLYCGQVVQKMSRHLMRKHKNMIDVAKAFSLPKNSKERRLQLDYIRNKGNFEHNTEVLESHKGKLIPWKQPKKRKEGQEYTHCVYCYGLFTKTVMWRHFKVCRFKPQGKPSKPGKTRVQALCAFAEPVPPGLSEAYWKFLSDMNQDKIAVAVKEDNCILQYGYRLFMKNEKVISQHQYIRQKLRELGRLLLEAKKIALVKTIKDLIKPEKYNHVVTAARCLAGFSDETGRYQRPSLARKVGHSLHSLAMFLKSEGLKNKDKQTVKDAEDFAQLYQESWKFDIASQALTQLDQTKWNSPQLLPFTQDVQNLHCYLSGKQRKQLNALKEEPSPSNWKDLARVTLAQVILFNRRRAGEVSRMPLSVYLSRDTSETHEDVNLALTALEQKLCKHFIRITIVGKRGRKVPVLLTPDMRESLDTLTEKREECGVFNENGYLFALPQSVHYLRGSDCIRQFVNECDDIKTPKALTSTKLRKHIATLSTVLNLKTTELDQLADFLGHNIEVHRKHYRLPEGTLQLAKISKVLLAMEQGRLGEYKGKSLDEIHLDVNETVDMEECSQEDIEDYGIPEEQGTKHVDSVASHQEDTSMALVSENEVSVTSLQECTSSSSGQNQRKLAKRRGQLRIVVPSWTSRPFRFPSFLPALPVTIALTMEGFEGCTISLLVE; encoded by the exons ATGAATAGAATACCACATTTTTCTGATGCACTCTATGATTCAAGTGATGACAGCACAGAGTGTCCTTCATCATCACAATCTAAAAAGGCTTTCCAAAGGCCAAGAAGAAGGTGTTGCCATCCT attgAAGATAGTCTTATACAATCAGATGAAGCAAGTGGAGAAAGCGAAGAGGAGTATATTCCAAATCCCAGGGAAGAAAGCACAGACAGTGATGGTAGCTTGGAATTATCccttgaaaaaaagagagagaacaacatTGGATCTACTAGTCAGAGAAGAAGCAAGTCTTCTAGTCAGACCCAGTCTGAGTCTAGTCAGAGCAGAAACATAGTTGTTGCAAGTTGTGATTCCACACAAAGATTTCCTGAAGGCACAGCTGATGCAAATGAGGATGAAACTGCACTCCTTGAAGAGccatctgtttttgttaatcCAGTTTTGAAAAAGGAGGATGGGTCAAGgagatataataaaaaacatcagtgctTGTACTGTGGACAAGTAGTTCAGAAAATGTCAAGACATTTGATgcgtaaacacaaaaatatgattGATGTTGCCAAAGCTTTTAGTTTGCCAAAGAACTCAAAAGAAAGGCGACTGCAATTAGATTATATCCGAAATAAGGGGAACTTTGAGCACAACACTGAAGTTTTGGAGAGCCACAAAGGCAAACTCATCCCATGGAAacaaccaaagaaaagaaaagaaggacagGAATATACACATTGTGTGTACTGCTATGGATTGTTCACAAAAACAGTGATGTGGCGACATTTCAAGGTCTGCAGGTTCAAGCCTCAGGGGAAGCCATCTAAACCAGGAAAAACAAGAGTCCAGGCATTGTGTGCTTTTGCTGAACCTGTTCCACCTGGATTAAGTGAAGCATACTGGAAGTTCTTAAGTGATATGAATCAAGACAAGATTGCAGTAGCAGTTAAAGAAGACAACTGCATTCTACAGTATGGTTACAGGCTGTTTATGAAGAATGAGAAGGTAATCAGCCAACATCAGTACATTCGACAAAAGCTGAGAGAGCTTGGTAGACTGCTATTGGAAGCAAAAAAGATTGCACTTGTGAAGACTATCAAAGATCTCATAAAACCTGAAAAGTACAATCATGTTGTCACTGCTGCAAGATGCCTGGCTGGATTTAGTGATGAAACTGGCAGATATCAACGTCCATCTCTTGCTCGCAAAGTGGGACACAGCTTGCATTCTTTGGCCATGTTTCTCAAGTCTGAAGGATTAAAGAACAAAGATAAACAAACTGTCAAGGATGCTGAGGATTTTGCACAGCTATACCAAGAGAGTTGGAAATTTGACATTGCAAGCCAAGCACTAACCCAGCTTGACCAGACCAAGTGGAATTCTCCTCAACTTCTACCATTCACACAGGATGTCCAGAATCTTCATTGCTACTTGTCTGGAAAACAGCGGAAACAATTGAATGCCCTGAAAGAAGAGCCTTCACCCTCAAACTGGAAAGACCTTGCTAGAGTGACACTGGCACAAGTTATTCTCTTTAACCGCCGGAGAGCAGGAGAGGTATCCAGAATGCCTTTGTCAGTGTACTTATCAAGAGACacatcagaaacacatgaaGATGTTAACTTGGCCCTTACAGCACTCGAGCAGAagctttgcaaacattttattcgGATAACCATAGtaggaaagagaggaaggaaagttCCTGTTCTCCTCACTCCAGACATGAGAGAATCACTTGATACTCTGACTGAAAAGCGAGAAGAATGTGGAGTGTTTAATGAAAATGGATACTTGTTTGCATTACCACAATCTGTCCATTACCTCAGGGGTTCAGACTGCATTAGACAatttgtgaatgaatgtgatGACATAAAAACTCCCAAAGCACTAACCTCAACAAAACTCAGGAAACACATTGCTACCCTATCCACCGTTCTCAATCTCAAGACTACAGAACTTGACCAGTTGGCAGATTTTCTTGGGCATAACATTGAAGTACACAGAAAGCACTACCGTCTTCCAGAGGGCACCCTACAGCTAGCAAAAATAAGTAAAGTTCTCCTGGCAATGGAACAGGGACGGCTAGGAGAGTACAAAGGGAAGAGTCTGGATGAAATTCACCTTGATGTGAATG aaactgttGACATGGAGGAGTGTTCACAAGAGGACATAGAAG ATTACGGTATTCCAGAAGAACAGGGGACCAAACATGTGGACAGTGTGGCATCCCATCAAGAAG ATACCAGTATGGCACTGGTTTCAGAGAATGAGGTCAGTGTGACATCCCTACAAGAATGTACCTCCTCATCAAGTGGCCAAAACCAGAGGAAGTTGGCTAAAAGGAGAGGTCAGCTTAGAATAGTGGTTCCTTCTTGGACCAGCAGGCCCTTTCGATTTCCAAGTTTCTTACCAGCACTTCCA GTAACAATTGCATTAACTATGGAAGGCTTTGAAGGGTGCACAATCAGTTTACTCGTGGAGTGA